In one window of Fictibacillus phosphorivorans DNA:
- a CDS encoding acetyl-CoA C-acyltransferase: MREVVIVDAVRTPIGRYKGGLKTVRPDDLGAVVIKALVERNPELPVHEIEEVIFGNANGAGEDNRNVARMSALLAGLPVEVGGTTINRLCGSGMDAVIYGARAILAGEGDIFIAGGTESMTRAPLVMGKPEVDYPRGDMKMFDTTIGWRFVNPLLHEKFGTDSMPETAENVAKKYGITREEQDQFAFDSQQKAKEAIKQNRFKEEIVPVRLVDRKGNETWVTEDEHPRPETSLEKLGTLKPLFKDGSVTAGNASGVNDGASALLLMSREKADQLGLIPLARYVSSGVAGLEPAIMGVGPIEASKKALKRAGISIADLDLVELNEAFASQSLACMRELGLDSSKVNVNGGAIAFGHPLGASGARILTTLIHEMKKQGSHYGLATMCIGVGQGIASVIEAINE; encoded by the coding sequence ATGAGAGAGGTTGTCATCGTTGATGCTGTCCGCACGCCTATAGGGCGATATAAAGGTGGACTAAAAACGGTTCGCCCCGATGATCTAGGAGCAGTAGTAATCAAAGCACTTGTTGAAAGAAACCCTGAACTTCCTGTCCACGAGATCGAAGAAGTAATATTCGGAAACGCAAACGGAGCAGGAGAAGATAATCGTAACGTGGCAAGAATGTCCGCTTTACTCGCAGGACTTCCTGTTGAAGTTGGGGGAACGACGATCAACCGTTTATGCGGATCTGGTATGGATGCGGTCATTTACGGTGCTAGAGCCATCTTGGCTGGTGAAGGAGATATCTTCATCGCGGGTGGAACGGAGAGTATGACACGCGCACCACTCGTGATGGGAAAGCCTGAAGTCGACTATCCTCGTGGGGATATGAAAATGTTTGATACGACGATCGGGTGGCGTTTTGTGAATCCGCTTCTGCATGAAAAGTTCGGTACAGATTCTATGCCTGAAACAGCAGAGAACGTAGCGAAGAAATATGGAATTACAAGAGAAGAACAAGATCAGTTCGCTTTTGATTCTCAACAGAAAGCAAAAGAAGCTATCAAACAGAACCGTTTTAAAGAAGAGATCGTTCCTGTAAGATTAGTAGATCGAAAAGGAAACGAAACGTGGGTTACAGAAGATGAACACCCTCGTCCTGAAACATCGCTTGAAAAGCTAGGTACACTTAAGCCATTGTTTAAAGATGGAAGTGTCACAGCAGGAAATGCGTCTGGCGTGAACGATGGAGCTTCTGCCTTACTTTTGATGAGCCGTGAAAAAGCGGATCAGTTAGGATTAATACCTCTGGCTCGATATGTCTCATCCGGTGTTGCAGGTCTTGAGCCCGCTATAATGGGTGTAGGACCGATTGAAGCCTCCAAAAAAGCACTGAAGCGGGCAGGTATCTCTATTGCTGACCTCGATTTGGTGGAGTTGAATGAAGCATTTGCGTCGCAATCACTAGCCTGTATGAGAGAGTTAGGATTAGATTCTAGCAAAGTTAACGTGAACGGCGGTGCAATTGCGTTCGGCCATCCGCTAGGGGCTAGTGGTGCGCGTATTTTAACAACGCTTATTCACGAAATGAAAAAACAAGGATCGCACTACGGTCTAGCAACAATGTGTATCGGTGTTGGTCAAGGGATTGCTTCTGTAATTGAAGCGATCAATGAATAG
- a CDS encoding enoyl-CoA hydratase-related protein, protein MSAILYEVKDYVAYVTLNRPEVLNCFNFSTLKELEEVVEDIHHNNDVRVVIFTGAGEKAFSAGADLKERRTLSESEVRRNVRKIRDVFSAVEALPQPTICAINGHAFGGGFELALACDLRVSVREASMGLTELSWAIIPGAGGTQRLPRLIGQAKAMELILTAKKMMAEEAFSYGILNQVTSREELMAVCENYAGLIMKNGPVAVQQAKYAIKHGTEVDLQTGLAIEAKAYEVTIPTKDRMEALVAFGEKRPPVFKGE, encoded by the coding sequence ATGAGTGCTATTTTATACGAAGTAAAAGATTATGTTGCCTATGTAACTTTAAACCGTCCAGAAGTTTTAAACTGCTTTAACTTTTCAACGTTAAAAGAGCTAGAAGAAGTCGTAGAAGACATTCATCACAATAATGATGTTCGCGTTGTGATTTTTACAGGTGCAGGGGAAAAAGCATTCAGTGCAGGAGCCGATCTAAAAGAACGCCGTACACTGAGTGAATCTGAAGTAAGAAGAAATGTACGTAAGATCCGCGATGTGTTCTCTGCTGTTGAAGCGTTGCCGCAGCCTACGATCTGTGCGATCAATGGCCATGCTTTTGGAGGAGGCTTCGAGTTAGCTCTTGCTTGTGATCTGCGGGTTTCTGTGAGAGAAGCGTCGATGGGTCTGACAGAACTTAGTTGGGCGATCATTCCTGGTGCAGGAGGAACTCAGCGTCTTCCGAGACTGATCGGTCAAGCGAAAGCGATGGAACTGATTTTAACAGCGAAAAAGATGATGGCGGAAGAAGCATTTTCATATGGCATCTTAAATCAAGTAACGTCAAGAGAAGAATTGATGGCGGTTTGTGAAAATTATGCTGGTCTTATTATGAAGAATGGACCAGTAGCCGTTCAGCAAGCCAAGTATGCAATCAAGCATGGAACAGAAGTTGATCTGCAGACAGGACTTGCGATTGAGGCAAAAGCTTATGAAGTGACGATTCCTACAAAAGATCGAATGGAAGCACTTGTCGCATTCGGAGAAAAAAGACCCCCAGTATTTAAGGGAGAGTAA
- the paaX gene encoding phenylacetic acid degradation operon negative regulatory protein PaaX codes for MQNSLNTRSMIFTLYGDYIRHYGSEIWIGSLIRLLEEFGHNEQAVRAAISRMNKQGWIAARKQGNKSYYFLTERGKKRMDEAAKRIFNAQQEPWNGEWMMFTYTIPEEKRSIRDELRKELVWSGFGLLANSFWISPHAYSDQIQSMIDKYEIKDYVHSFTAVYNGPNENEKLVSECWDLNDINEKYNEFIVTYSQKYVIDKNKIEKGEMTDGECFVERTKLVHEYRKFLFIDPGLPKELLHSEWLGDHAASLFSDYYRALAGPASRFFESIYSDGNDLKKDSEFDALNHPLIQENRS; via the coding sequence ATGCAGAATAGTTTAAACACACGCTCGATGATCTTCACCTTATACGGAGATTATATCCGGCATTATGGAAGTGAAATATGGATCGGCAGCTTGATTCGGTTGTTAGAAGAGTTTGGCCACAACGAACAGGCCGTAAGAGCAGCGATTTCAAGAATGAATAAGCAAGGCTGGATCGCAGCAAGAAAACAAGGGAATAAAAGTTATTATTTCTTAACCGAACGCGGAAAGAAGCGTATGGATGAAGCCGCCAAGAGAATTTTTAACGCGCAACAAGAACCGTGGAACGGCGAATGGATGATGTTCACTTATACGATCCCTGAAGAGAAAAGAAGCATCCGTGATGAGCTTCGAAAAGAATTAGTCTGGAGCGGGTTTGGGTTGCTAGCAAACAGCTTTTGGATCTCTCCGCACGCATACTCTGATCAGATTCAATCAATGATCGATAAATATGAGATCAAAGACTATGTTCATTCGTTTACAGCCGTATACAATGGGCCAAACGAGAATGAAAAGCTAGTTTCTGAGTGTTGGGATCTAAATGACATCAACGAGAAATACAACGAGTTCATCGTAACGTATTCTCAAAAATATGTGATCGATAAGAATAAGATTGAAAAAGGTGAGATGACAGATGGAGAGTGCTTTGTAGAGCGCACAAAACTTGTTCACGAATACCGTAAGTTCTTATTCATCGATCCAGGTCTACCGAAAGAGCTACTTCATTCAGAATGGCTAGGTGATCATGCAGCTTCACTCTTTAGTGATTATTATCGTGCACTAGCAGGACCTGCAAGTCGTTTCTTTGAGAGTATCTATTCGGATGGAAACGATCTAAAGAAAGATTCAGAGTTTGATGCTCTTAATCATCCTCTTATTCAGGAGAACCGGTCATAA
- a CDS encoding gamma carbonic anhydrase family protein, which yields MKYTFNGKTPDVHESAFIAPGVHLIGDVTVEEGASIWFNSVLRGDEGPISIGKKTNVQDNCTLHLYEGYPLILEDEVSIGHNVILHGCTIKKGALVGMGSTILDGVEIGEQAFIGANTLIPPGKKIPPRVMVMGSPGKIIRELNDDDLKLIQLTIDTYYEKGKQFRDELKK from the coding sequence ATGAAATACACGTTTAATGGTAAAACACCAGATGTTCATGAAAGCGCTTTTATCGCGCCTGGGGTCCACTTGATTGGCGACGTTACAGTAGAAGAAGGAGCAAGCATCTGGTTTAACTCCGTTCTTCGAGGTGATGAAGGACCAATCTCAATCGGTAAAAAGACAAACGTTCAAGACAATTGCACGTTACACCTCTATGAAGGGTATCCTCTCATTCTAGAAGATGAAGTGTCGATCGGTCACAACGTCATCCTGCACGGATGTACGATAAAAAAAGGTGCACTCGTTGGGATGGGTTCTACCATTCTTGATGGTGTAGAAATTGGTGAACAAGCCTTCATCGGTGCAAATACACTAATTCCTCCCGGCAAAAAAATACCGCCGCGTGTAATGGTCATGGGTTCACCCGGTAAAATCATACGCGAGTTGAACGACGATGATCTAAAGCTGATTCAGCTTACGATCGACACGTATTATGAAAAAGGTAAGCAGTTCCGTGATGAATTAAAAAAATAG
- a CDS encoding 3-hydroxyacyl-CoA dehydrogenase, which produces MLQNAVVIGSGVMGRGIAYVSAVGGFDVQLVDVKEEQLENAKKEIDSIFSKAVSRGKLSQSVAEEAQARLSYATNLSAAVSGADLVIEAVPENIEIKRAVFEELDRSAPEHCVLATNTSTMSPTEIGSFTKRPEKVIAMHFFNPVHRMPLVEIVRGHETNDETVELAKEAAVKMGKETVTVNEFPGFVTSRISAMIGNEAFYMLQEGVGTPEDIDKAIKLGLNFPMGPFELGDLVGLDTRLNNLNYLHKTLGEKYRPAPLLVKYVKAGRLGRKSGKGVYDYTTEDNGVKK; this is translated from the coding sequence TTGTTACAAAATGCTGTAGTCATCGGATCTGGTGTGATGGGAAGAGGAATCGCCTACGTGAGCGCAGTTGGCGGTTTTGATGTTCAGCTCGTAGATGTAAAAGAAGAACAACTCGAAAATGCAAAAAAAGAGATCGATTCTATTTTTTCAAAAGCAGTATCTCGTGGAAAGTTATCACAAAGTGTAGCTGAAGAAGCGCAAGCAAGACTTTCATATGCTACGAATCTATCAGCAGCGGTGAGCGGTGCAGATCTAGTGATCGAAGCTGTTCCAGAAAACATAGAGATCAAGCGTGCTGTTTTTGAAGAACTAGACCGTTCTGCACCAGAGCATTGTGTCCTTGCGACAAACACTTCAACGATGAGTCCGACAGAAATAGGATCATTTACGAAACGTCCTGAAAAAGTAATCGCCATGCATTTCTTTAATCCGGTCCATAGAATGCCACTCGTCGAGATCGTTCGCGGACATGAAACAAACGATGAAACGGTTGAACTTGCTAAGGAAGCAGCTGTGAAGATGGGAAAAGAAACCGTAACGGTTAACGAGTTCCCAGGATTCGTTACAAGCCGAATTTCAGCTATGATTGGGAATGAAGCATTCTATATGCTGCAAGAAGGCGTTGGTACGCCAGAAGACATCGACAAAGCGATCAAACTTGGTTTGAATTTTCCGATGGGACCATTCGAACTTGGCGATTTAGTAGGTCTAGATACACGACTGAATAACTTAAACTATCTTCATAAAACGTTAGGTGAAAAATATCGTCCGGCACCACTATTAGTGAAGTATGTTAAAGCGGGAAGACTTGGCCGAAAGTCAGGTAAAGGGGTATACGACTACACCACGGAAGATAACGGGGTGAAAAAGTGA
- a CDS encoding enoyl-CoA hydratase-related protein: MFETISYETRGKTAWITLNRPDKLNAFTSLMHKEMVSAIKEANKDSNVRAVVITGAGRAFCSGQDLTGSPEGADYGDVLRKGYNPMVQALVAMEKPVIAAVNGVAAGAGMSLALACDFRIASEKASFIEAFIHVGLVPDSGNLYFLPRLVGHAKAMELAVLGEKITAQQAKEFGLVTKTVSEEEFMLEVETFAEKLANMPTKAIGLIKRYMNKSWESDLNEVLEYEAQAQKIAGESADHQEGLHAFIEKRKPAFTGK, encoded by the coding sequence ATGTTTGAAACGATCAGCTACGAAACTAGAGGGAAAACGGCTTGGATTACTTTAAATCGTCCTGATAAGCTTAATGCTTTCACTTCACTCATGCATAAGGAAATGGTTTCAGCGATAAAAGAAGCCAACAAAGATAGCAATGTGAGAGCGGTTGTTATAACGGGTGCTGGACGTGCGTTTTGCTCTGGTCAAGATCTAACAGGTTCACCAGAGGGCGCTGATTACGGTGATGTTCTTCGTAAAGGATATAACCCTATGGTGCAAGCATTAGTTGCCATGGAAAAGCCAGTCATCGCAGCTGTGAACGGGGTAGCAGCTGGTGCAGGAATGAGCCTCGCTCTAGCTTGTGACTTCCGTATCGCAAGTGAGAAAGCGAGCTTTATAGAAGCGTTCATCCATGTTGGTCTCGTACCTGACTCTGGGAATCTGTACTTCTTGCCTCGTTTAGTCGGTCATGCAAAAGCGATGGAGCTAGCTGTGTTAGGTGAGAAGATCACCGCTCAACAAGCGAAAGAGTTTGGTCTCGTTACTAAAACGGTTAGTGAAGAGGAGTTCATGCTCGAAGTGGAAACGTTCGCTGAGAAACTAGCAAACATGCCAACAAAAGCAATTGGCCTCATTAAACGCTATATGAATAAAAGCTGGGAAAGCGATTTGAATGAAGTGTTAGAATATGAAGCACAAGCGCAAAAAATTGCTGGAGAGTCAGCGGATCATCAAGAAGGTCTGCATGCATTTATAGAAAAGAGAAAACCTGCATTCACAGGAAAATAG
- a CDS encoding aldehyde dehydrogenase family protein, translated as MSTKTEVKAVKRDVYEMVIGGQSVGGSEGEYFVTYNPATGEPLAKVAKATKADVDSAVKAARTAFETGKWKRSPVNKRSRTMNKIASIMRSRFNELVELEILNSGKSLSAAQGQVMQAIEDFEFYAGAIVSHRGAVNPMPGPFMNYTLKEPLGVCAQIIPWNYPMMMAAWKIAPAIATGCSVILKPASLTPLTAIVMTEICHEAGVPEGVVNIITGDGATVGSYLAEHEGVDKVAFTGETGTGKDIMAKASQTLKRVTLELGGKSPNLVFADTDLDAAVDGSLFGIFYNTGQSCEARSRLYIEESIYDAFMEKFVEKAKKLVLGNPLDQGTHVGAIISERQLEVIDGYVKSAEEEGATILLGGGRAKVDGYESGHWYLPTIITDVNEDMKVVKEEIFGPVVVVSTFKDEKEAVKLANNTDFGLAAAIWTKDHAKATRVAGMIQAGTIMINSPFSAFPGTPFGGYKQSGFGRELCIETLDLYSETKSVVSYTGSRPLNPFNL; from the coding sequence ATGAGTACAAAAACAGAAGTTAAAGCGGTAAAACGTGACGTATATGAAATGGTGATAGGCGGACAAAGTGTTGGTGGATCTGAGGGCGAATACTTTGTTACATATAACCCGGCAACAGGTGAACCATTAGCGAAAGTAGCAAAAGCAACAAAAGCTGATGTGGATTCTGCTGTAAAGGCTGCAAGAACTGCTTTTGAAACAGGAAAATGGAAGCGCTCTCCTGTAAATAAACGTTCTCGCACGATGAACAAGATTGCTAGTATCATGCGTTCTCGTTTCAACGAACTTGTTGAGCTTGAGATTTTAAACAGCGGAAAATCTTTAAGTGCTGCACAAGGACAAGTCATGCAAGCGATTGAAGATTTTGAGTTTTACGCTGGGGCTATCGTAAGCCACCGTGGTGCTGTAAACCCTATGCCAGGGCCTTTCATGAACTACACGTTAAAAGAGCCTCTAGGCGTTTGTGCACAGATCATTCCTTGGAACTACCCGATGATGATGGCAGCATGGAAAATTGCACCGGCGATCGCAACAGGTTGCTCTGTCATCTTAAAGCCGGCTAGCTTAACACCACTTACAGCGATCGTAATGACAGAAATCTGCCACGAAGCAGGTGTTCCTGAAGGTGTTGTAAACATCATTACAGGTGATGGAGCTACAGTTGGTTCATACCTTGCTGAACATGAAGGTGTTGATAAAGTAGCGTTCACTGGTGAAACAGGAACAGGAAAAGACATCATGGCAAAAGCATCTCAAACGTTAAAACGTGTAACACTTGAACTTGGCGGGAAATCTCCTAACTTAGTTTTTGCCGATACAGATCTTGATGCAGCAGTTGACGGCTCGTTATTCGGTATTTTCTATAACACAGGTCAATCTTGTGAAGCACGTTCTCGCTTGTACATTGAGGAAAGTATCTATGACGCGTTCATGGAAAAGTTCGTTGAAAAAGCGAAGAAGCTTGTACTAGGTAATCCACTTGATCAAGGTACACATGTTGGTGCGATCATTTCAGAACGCCAGCTTGAAGTAATCGACGGCTACGTGAAATCTGCTGAAGAAGAAGGAGCAACAATCCTTCTAGGCGGAGGACGTGCAAAAGTGGACGGTTATGAAAGCGGTCATTGGTATCTTCCAACGATCATTACGGATGTAAACGAAGACATGAAAGTGGTTAAAGAAGAAATCTTCGGACCGGTTGTCGTTGTATCGACGTTTAAGGACGAAAAAGAAGCTGTGAAACTAGCAAACAACACAGACTTCGGTTTAGCTGCAGCGATCTGGACGAAAGATCACGCAAAAGCAACGCGAGTAGCAGGCATGATTCAAGCTGGAACGATTATGATCAACTCACCGTTCTCAGCATTCCCAGGAACACCGTTCGGTGGCTACAAGCAATCAGGTTTTGGCCGCGAGCTATGCATCGAGACACTCGATCTTTATTCAGAAACAAAGAGCGTCGTGTCCTACACAGGATCACGTCCGTTGAATCCTTTTAATCTGTAA